In the genome of Megalops cyprinoides isolate fMegCyp1 chromosome 7, fMegCyp1.pri, whole genome shotgun sequence, one region contains:
- the trh gene encoding pro-thyrotropin-releasing hormone encodes MKPAYLILLVSLTVCNLTMNLGQSIPDEENMENRVALDEMLQRADSLLLRSILKKIGDDDSGNELFSSQQEWVSKRQHPGKRYQEDIEKRQHPGKREEGEDQDYSDLQKRQHPGKREDEMDSFVELQRRQHPGKRTALDQLPDSSGSQTAYLIELSKRQHPGKRYLMYDKRQHPGRRELGEETDSGELPDLEKRQHPGKRFLDNTSPDYTFSAPCDIKDPVSCSKASLLLELLDNATKSRAEEKRQHPGKRFAFDEDLTEQE; translated from the exons ATGAAGCCCGCTTACCTGATCCTCCTCGTGTCTTTGACGGTTTGCAACCTCACCATGAATCTAGGACAGAGCATCCCTGATGAGGAGAACATGGAGAACAGAGTGGCTTTGGATGAAATGCTACAGAGAGCGGACAGTCTTTTACTCAGATCTATACTGAAGAAGATAGGGGACGATGACAGTGGGAATG aACTATTCTCCTCTCAACAGGAGTGGGTCTCTAAAAGGCAGCATCCGGGAAAGAGATATCAAGAAGATATAGAAAAGCGGCAACATCCAGGAAAACGAGAGGAGGGCGAGGACCAGGATTACTCCGATCTCCAGAAAAGGCAGCATCCTGGAAAGCGGGAGGATGAGATGGACAGTTTCGTGGAGCTGCAAAGGAGGCAGCACCCGGGTAAGCGTACCGCACTGGACCAGTTACCAGACAGCTCTGGCTCTCAGACGGCGTACCTGATAGAGCTTTCCAAAAGGCAGCACCCAGGTAAACGTTACCTGATGTACGACAAACGTCAGCATCCGGGCAGGCGCGAGCTGGGGGAGGAAACGGACTCAGGTGAGCTGCCGGACTTGGAGAAGCGTCAGCACCCAGGAAAACGGTTTTTGGATAACACAAGCCCCGATTACACCTTCAGCGCCCCCTGTGACATCAAGGATCCCGTGAGCTGCAGCAAAGCTAGCTTGTTGCTCGAGCTGCTGGACAACGCGACGAAGAGTCGAGCTGAAGAGAAGAGACAACATCCAGGCAAAAGGTTCGCTTTCGATGAAGATTTGACAGAACAGGAATAA
- the LOC118781372 gene encoding rabenosyn-5: MASSYPPPFEGPGEVKEGFLCPLCLKDLQSFYQLQDHYEEEHAGEDRHVKGQIKSLVQKAKKAKDKLLKRDGEDRTDGGSYESFYYGGVDPYMWEPQELGATRSHLDTFKKYRAARIDHYVIEVNKLIIRLEKLTSFDRTATDAAKIRAIEKSVVSWVSDSDVPFCPDCGNKFNIRNRRHHCRLCGSIMCRKCMEFVPLPLAHKLTSGTREALCAPGSPGQSQSSSAGGSGPGSRRGSISSLSSVSSMLEEKDDDRVRCCRHCMDTLLKRQQKLEEKDHVPDIVKLYERLRTCMEKVDQKAPEYIKMAESLNAGETTYNLEHAGGLRIEVQKYYELIDALSKKILTLGIKDDPPPHPKTLQLQKMVRYTATLFVQEKLLGLMSLPTKEKYEELKEKRKQEQEKRLQQERQAALEAQKRRSEIEKSRSLANTNGETSQPPRPTMTKAGGWLPSSNVLHTSEVQDPLLQQIENIQSFLQQARAARRTDEVAMLEENLRQLQDEYDQQQTSLAIQLSKKMAEEESLQQEQLHLLQEREEQQRATMHTRTRSLDFREAQTIQRGEEYDRGSLGATTAKISPLSKTQSMKAFHHLPSREATPPQQRRQEPQPNTVEEQNSTPATSLNPFEESDSTPIEDDPFNPFAEEILKENSQKDVSNGKKEYNPFEDEEEGEVEEECTTGQGEVAGTGNPFEDDEDAGNPFIETSNATASATPPGASTNPFEEDDGPTDEDIIEEELLLQQIDNIRAYIFDAKLSGRTDEVELLSENLRELQRTLQEQRKKTQ, translated from the exons ATGGCCTCCAGCTACCCCCCTCCTTTCGAGGGCCCGGGGGAGGTGAAGGAGGGCTTCTTGTGCCCACTGTGCCTGAAGGACCTGCAGTCCTTCTATCAGCTCCAGGACCACTACGAGGAGGAGCATGCCGGCGAGGACCGCCATGTCAAGGGCCAGATAAAAA GCCTAGTGCAGAAGGCCAAGAAAGCCAAGGACAAGCTCCTGAAGCGGGATGGGGAAGATCGCACTGATGGTGGGAGCTACGAGTCCTTTTACTATGGGGGGGTGGACCCCTACATGTGGGAGCCCCAAGAACTAG GAGCAACAAGAAGTCATCTTGACACTTTCAAGAAATACAGAGCAGCAAGGATTGACCATTACGTCATTGAGGTCAATAAATTAATCATCAGATTAGAGAAG CTTACATCATTTGACAGAACCGCCACGGATGCTGCCAAGATTAGAG CCATTGAGAAGTCCGTTGTTTCATGGGTGAGCGACTCCGATGTGCCATTTTGCCCAGACTGTGGGAACAAGTTCAACATTCGCAACCGGCGGCACCACTGCCGTCTCTGTGGGTCCATCATGTGCAGGAAGTGCATGGAGTTtgtgcccctccccctggcAC ATAAGCTGACGAGCGGCACCAGGGAGGCGCTGTGTGCCCCGGGCAGCCCGGGCCAGTCCCAGTCCTcgtcagcagggggcagcggaCCGGGCTCGCGCCGCGGCAGCATCAGCAGCCTGAGCAGCGTCAGCTCCATGCTGGAGGAGAAGGATGACGACCGTGTGCGCTGCTGCCGCCACTGCATGGACACCCTGCTGAAGCGgcagcagaagctggaggagaaggacCACGTGCCGGACATCGTCAAGCTCTACGAG AGGCTAAGAACCTGCATGGAGAAGGTGGACCAGAAGGCCCCAGAGTATATAAAAATGGCTGAGTCTTTGAA TGCTGGAGAGACCACCTACAATCTAGAACATGCTGGTGGCTTGAGAATAGAAGTTCAGAAATACTATGAACTGATTGATGCACTGAG TAAGAAGATTCTCACCCTGGGCATAAAAGACgatcccccaccccacccaaagACTCTACAACTGCAGAAGATGGTCAGATACACAGCCACACTTTTTGTACAG GAAAAACTACTAGGATTGATGTCGCTGCCAACTAAGGAGAAATACGAAGAGCTgaaggaaaagaggaagcaAGAGCAGGAGAagaggctgcagcaggagagacag GCTGCGCTGGAGGCACAGAAGAGAAGATCGGAAATAGAGAAGTCCCGCTCACTAGCCAACACCAACGGAGAGACCAGCCAGCCCCCCAGACCGACGATGACTAAAGCCGGCGGCTGGCTGCCCTCCTCCAACGTGCTGCACACCAGCGAGGTCCAGGaccctctgctgcagcagatCGAGAACATCCAGTCCTTCCTCCAGCAGGCCCGCGCCGCCCGGCGCACCGACGAGGTGGCCATGCTGGAGGAGAACCTGCGGCAGCTGCAGGACGAGTACGACCAGCAGCAGACCTCGCTGGCCATCCAGCTGTCCAAGAAGATGGCGGAGGAGGAGAGCctccagcaggagcagctgcacctcctgcaggagagggaggagcagcagagggccACCATGCACACCCGCACGCGCTCCCTGGATTTCCGGGAGGCGCAGACCATCCAGCGTGGGGAAGAGTACGACAGAGGAAGCCTGGGGGCCACCACAGCCAAGATCAGCCCTCTCTCGAAAACCCAGTCCATGAAAGCGTTCCACCACCTGCCGAGCCGAGAAGCAACGCCCCCTCAGCAGCGACGGCAGGAGCCGCAGCCTAATACCGTGGAAGAACAAAACAGCACCCCAGCTACCTCCCTAAATCCCTTCGAGGAAAGTGACTCCACCCCCATCGAGGATGATCCCTTTAACCCCTTCGCAGAAGAGATACTGAAAGAGAACTCTCAGAAAGACGTGTCCAACGGCAAAAAGGAGTACAACCCCtttgaagatgaagaggaaggggaggtggaggaggagtgcACGACAGGCCAAGGAGAGGTCGCAGGGACTGGCAACCCTTTCGAGGATGATGAGGACGCAGGCAACCCTTTCATTGAGACTTCCAACGCCACAGCGTCGGCCACCCCCCCGGGGGCCTCCACCAACCCTTTTGAGGAGGACGATGGCCCCACGGACGAGGACATCAtcgaggaggagctgctgctccagcagaTCGATAACATTCGGGCGTACATCTTCGACGCCAAGCTCAGCGGCCGCACGGACGAGGTGGAGCTGCTCTCCGAGAACCTGCGGGAACTACAGCGCACCCTTCAGGAGCAGAGGAAAAAGACACAATGA